A single region of the Nocardioides sp. W7 genome encodes:
- a CDS encoding MFS transporter, with translation MPRAGWMSGRLSPLAAPAFRYFFLGQVVNRTGSSMAGVALAFAVLDISDSASDLGWVLAAWSVPSVVFMLLGGAIADRLPRAVVLRGCNLVQGVVQSLTAGLVLSGHAEIWHLVVLQFAAGTVFAVSYPAFLGMVPILLPVEERKAAFLLIGQAQSVVGIAGPAVSGVLVATAGAGWALAVDAATYLVAAGLLALVRLPPGDRSNARPSVIGDFVAGWAFARQLGWVIPAASASLVFNALVSGAIGVLGPTIAADTIGSEGWGVARSGQAVGVFVAAFFLARVTLRVPLRAIMIAFAVWCVPMVVLGTHVTIWLLTASFVVAGAALGLLDLAWNLTVQEKVPEEMLSRIMSIDGFFSFVATPIGQLAVGPLALAFGASQVQLGCFAVAVLVAAFAATRRTITDVRLTGAASAS, from the coding sequence GTGCCACGAGCCGGCTGGATGAGCGGCCGGCTCTCCCCGCTCGCGGCGCCCGCGTTCCGTTACTTCTTCCTCGGTCAGGTCGTCAACCGCACCGGATCGTCGATGGCGGGGGTGGCGCTGGCCTTCGCGGTCCTCGACATCAGCGACTCCGCCTCCGACCTCGGGTGGGTGCTGGCCGCCTGGAGCGTGCCGTCGGTGGTGTTCATGCTGCTCGGGGGCGCGATCGCGGACCGGTTGCCGCGGGCGGTCGTGCTGCGCGGCTGCAACCTCGTGCAGGGCGTCGTGCAGAGTCTGACCGCCGGGCTGGTGCTCAGCGGGCACGCGGAGATCTGGCACCTGGTCGTGCTCCAGTTCGCCGCCGGCACCGTCTTCGCGGTCAGCTATCCCGCCTTCCTCGGCATGGTGCCGATCCTGCTGCCGGTCGAGGAGCGGAAGGCGGCGTTCCTGCTCATCGGCCAGGCTCAGAGCGTCGTCGGGATCGCCGGTCCCGCGGTCTCGGGGGTGCTGGTCGCCACGGCGGGAGCGGGCTGGGCGCTGGCGGTCGATGCGGCGACGTACCTGGTCGCGGCGGGTCTGCTGGCGCTGGTCAGGCTGCCGCCCGGGGATCGGAGCAACGCCCGGCCGAGCGTGATCGGCGACTTCGTCGCCGGCTGGGCGTTCGCCCGTCAGCTCGGCTGGGTGATCCCCGCGGCGTCGGCGTCGCTGGTCTTCAACGCGCTCGTCAGCGGGGCGATCGGCGTGCTCGGGCCGACGATCGCCGCCGACACGATCGGCAGCGAGGGCTGGGGCGTGGCCCGGTCGGGCCAGGCGGTCGGGGTGTTCGTCGCGGCCTTCTTCCTGGCCCGGGTGACGCTGCGGGTGCCCCTGCGGGCGATCATGATCGCCTTCGCTGTCTGGTGTGTGCCGATGGTGGTGCTCGGCACCCACGTGACCATCTGGCTGCTCACGGCCTCGTTCGTGGTCGCGGGGGCGGCGCTGGGCCTGCTCGACCTGGCCTGGAACCTGACGGTCCAGGAGAAGGTCCCCGAGGAGATGCTGTCGCGGATCATGTCGATCGACGGCTTCTTCTCGTTCGTGGCCACGCCGATCGGTCAGCTCGCTGTCGGGCCCCTCGCCCTGGCCTTCGGCGCGAGCCAGGTCCAGCTCGGCTGCTTCGCCGTCGCCGTCCTGGTCGCGGCGTTCGCCGCCACCCGGCGCACGATCACCGACGTCCGGCTCACCGGGGCAGCGTCCGCCTCGTGA
- a CDS encoding VOC family protein: MSGKVVHFEIPFDDGDRARSFYGDTFGWQLMPVPDMSYTMVMTGPSDPEQGPTEPGFINGGLFERSAEFPGKAPNIVIDVASVDEALRKVETAGGKTVSQKMPVGDMGFTGYFTDTEGNLIGLWETV; this comes from the coding sequence ATGTCCGGCAAGGTGGTGCACTTCGAGATCCCGTTCGACGATGGTGACCGGGCACGGAGTTTCTACGGCGACACGTTCGGCTGGCAGCTGATGCCGGTGCCGGACATGAGCTACACGATGGTGATGACCGGTCCGAGCGATCCCGAGCAGGGCCCGACCGAGCCGGGCTTCATCAACGGAGGCCTGTTCGAGCGCAGCGCGGAGTTCCCGGGCAAGGCGCCGAACATCGTGATCGACGTGGCGAGCGTCGACGAGGCGCTGCGCAAGGTCGAGACGGCCGGCGGGAAGACCGTGTCGCAGAAGATGCCCGTCGGTGACATGGGCTTCACCGGCTACTTCACCGACACCGAGGGGAACCTGATCGGGCTCTGGGAGACCGTTTGA
- a CDS encoding sigma-70 family RNA polymerase sigma factor produces MRTIRDADVRLTRLFERYAPRLRAYARRHADASEADDLVADAFVVALRRPDDLPPDDADAWPWLVATVRRLAANQRRRRASRDRYALEALREGWRLSSVDSHEDAVAEREECLAALAALSETDRELILLTAWDGLSATQAAEVLGIRTNALAVRLHRARRRLAAGPTRAHDPLLRPVALED; encoded by the coding sequence GTGAGGACGATTCGAGACGCCGATGTCAGGCTGACCCGCCTGTTCGAGCGCTACGCGCCCAGGCTTCGGGCGTACGCCCGTCGACATGCCGACGCCAGCGAGGCGGACGACCTCGTGGCGGACGCCTTCGTGGTGGCCCTGCGCCGCCCGGACGACCTGCCGCCCGACGATGCCGACGCCTGGCCGTGGTTGGTCGCGACGGTCCGGCGACTGGCGGCCAACCAGCGGCGGCGCCGTGCCAGCAGAGACCGGTACGCGCTCGAGGCGCTGCGTGAAGGCTGGCGGCTGAGCAGTGTCGACTCGCACGAGGACGCCGTCGCCGAGCGCGAGGAGTGCCTCGCCGCCCTGGCGGCCTTGTCCGAGACCGACCGCGAGCTGATCCTGCTGACCGCCTGGGACGGCCTCAGTGCCACCCAGGCCGCCGAGGTGCTCGGCATCCGCACGAACGCCCTCGCCGTACGACTGCACCGCGCCCGGCGGCGCCTCGCCGCGGGCCCGACCCGCGCTCACGACCCGTTGCTGCGCCCCGTTGCCCTGGAGGACTGA
- a CDS encoding bifunctional 3'-5' exonuclease/DNA polymerase → MTRVSLSRLPGERVLVVDGDLERTLTLADLPAYVGAREAGAPRWVWDDTARWYPPLLAAGVRVGRCHDLRLGHHLLRRAPAVEVRLLAGEQSEHWDRLGPSTPSDPGLFAVDDAAEHLRADLEDARQLAAVAASTEAARLGLLLAAESSGALVAAEMTYAGVPWRVDVHERLLTELLGPRPPRGARPRGLEALVAEVRDAFGVPGLNPDSRPELLSALRRAGLDVTDIRMSTLRALEHPGVVPLLRYRQAAHLWQTNGWAWIDQWVSGGRFRPSYQPAGSSTGRWSSNGGGALSIPATVRPAAVADGGWVFVVADVAQLEPRVLAGLSGDRALARSARGADLYQGMVDDGAVASRSDAKLGLLGAMYGATSGESGRMVAGLTRRYPDAFGLVEEAARAGERGQLVRTLLGRGSPALGEAWDRDPDDPPVDPDSQARFRRAYGRFTRNFVVQGTGAEWALCWIADLRNRLWRLGGSGPLESRPHLVFFLHDEVVVHAPADLADAVAAQATEAAATAAGLLFRDLAVDFPLNVSIVRSYAEAGKPGAAVEP, encoded by the coding sequence ATGACCCGGGTCTCGCTCTCGCGCCTGCCGGGTGAGCGGGTCCTGGTCGTCGACGGCGACCTGGAGCGCACGCTGACGTTGGCGGACCTGCCGGCGTACGTCGGGGCGCGCGAGGCCGGCGCGCCGCGCTGGGTGTGGGACGACACCGCGCGCTGGTATCCCCCGTTGCTGGCGGCGGGGGTGCGGGTCGGGCGCTGCCACGACCTGCGGCTGGGGCACCACCTGCTGCGGCGGGCGCCCGCGGTGGAGGTGCGGCTGCTGGCGGGTGAGCAGTCGGAGCACTGGGACCGCCTCGGGCCGAGCACGCCGTCCGATCCGGGCCTGTTCGCGGTGGACGACGCGGCCGAGCACCTCCGCGCCGACCTGGAGGACGCCCGGCAGCTGGCCGCCGTGGCGGCGTCAACCGAGGCCGCCCGGCTCGGGCTGCTGCTCGCGGCCGAGTCGTCGGGTGCCCTCGTCGCGGCCGAGATGACGTACGCCGGCGTGCCGTGGCGGGTGGACGTCCACGAGCGGCTGCTGACCGAGCTGCTCGGGCCGCGGCCGCCGCGCGGCGCTCGGCCGCGCGGACTCGAGGCGTTGGTCGCGGAGGTGCGCGACGCGTTCGGCGTGCCGGGGCTCAACCCGGACTCGCGACCCGAGCTGCTGTCCGCGCTGCGACGGGCCGGCCTCGACGTCACCGACATCCGGATGTCGACCCTGCGCGCACTCGAGCACCCGGGCGTCGTCCCGCTGCTGCGCTACCGCCAGGCCGCGCACCTGTGGCAGACCAACGGCTGGGCCTGGATCGACCAGTGGGTGAGCGGGGGCCGGTTCCGGCCGTCGTACCAGCCGGCCGGCTCGAGCACGGGGCGCTGGTCGTCGAACGGCGGCGGCGCGCTGTCGATCCCGGCGACGGTCCGGCCGGCGGCCGTGGCCGACGGCGGCTGGGTGTTCGTGGTCGCCGACGTCGCCCAGCTCGAGCCGCGCGTGCTCGCCGGCCTGAGCGGCGACCGCGCGCTGGCCCGGTCGGCCCGCGGCGCCGACCTCTACCAGGGGATGGTCGACGACGGGGCGGTCGCCAGCCGCAGCGACGCCAAGCTCGGCCTGCTCGGCGCGATGTACGGCGCCACCAGCGGCGAGAGCGGCCGGATGGTCGCGGGTCTCACGCGGCGCTACCCGGACGCCTTCGGTCTCGTCGAGGAGGCCGCCCGGGCCGGCGAGCGGGGCCAGCTGGTGCGCACGCTGCTGGGACGCGGGTCGCCTGCCCTGGGCGAGGCGTGGGATCGCGATCCCGACGACCCGCCGGTCGATCCCGACAGCCAGGCCCGCTTCCGGCGCGCGTACGGCCGGTTCACCCGCAACTTCGTCGTACAGGGCACGGGCGCGGAGTGGGCGCTGTGTTGGATCGCCGACCTGCGCAACCGGCTCTGGCGTCTCGGCGGCTCCGGTCCACTCGAGTCGCGCCCGCACCTGGTGTTCTTCCTGCACGACGAGGTCGTCGTACACGCCCCGGCCGACCTGGCCGACGCGGTCGCCGCGCAGGCCACCGAGGCGGCCGCGACCGCCGCGGGCCTGTTGTTCCGCGACCTCGCCGTGGACTTCCCGCTCAACGTCTCGATCGTTCGGTCCTACGCCGAGGCGGGCAAGCCCGGTGCCGCGGTCGAGCCGTGA
- a CDS encoding SRPBCC family protein yields the protein MTPSTTGRRETRLGHDSVVFDRTFRAPIESVWAAITESDRLERWVGTWTGDPASGSVLFRMNAEGDDIKPETFTIDACDAPHRLALTSNVEGEENVWHFLLELTEDAGTTTLTFSQSVPDAELAAGVGPGWEYYLDRLVAAEAGGDVAAIDFDDYYPAQSDHYRALFG from the coding sequence ATGACCCCCAGCACCACCGGCCGTCGCGAGACCCGCCTCGGTCACGACAGCGTCGTGTTCGACCGCACCTTCCGGGCGCCGATCGAGTCCGTGTGGGCGGCGATCACCGAGTCCGACCGGCTCGAGCGCTGGGTCGGCACCTGGACCGGCGACCCCGCCTCGGGCTCGGTCCTGTTCCGGATGAACGCCGAGGGCGACGACATCAAGCCCGAGACCTTCACGATCGACGCCTGCGACGCACCCCACCGGCTCGCCCTCACCTCGAACGTCGAGGGCGAGGAGAACGTCTGGCACTTCCTCCTCGAGCTCACCGAGGACGCCGGCACCACCACGCTCACCTTCAGCCAGTCCGTGCCGGACGCCGAGCTGGCGGCCGGCGTCGGTCCGGGCTGGGAGTACTACCTGGACCGGCTCGTCGCGGCAGAGGCCGGCGGCGACGTCGCGGCGATCGACTTCGACGACTACTACCCGGCGCAGTCGGACCACTACCGGGCGCTGTTCGGCTGA
- a CDS encoding Gmad2 immunoglobulin-like domain-containing protein gives MGVVTDVRVRQPRTNDVVSDRFVVTGLGAGFEGTIGIRVLGPGGRVLATDSAQSSGGGIGVGDFVARVRVPDPPRAGTRLTVQVFGDNPGLPDEGPSPGFNTRTVEVICFPDSRGFLIYRVEAGDTLTAIVRKLRPFTRVTVNQVVKANPRIEDPDEIQVGWRLRVPVQD, from the coding sequence ATGGGTGTGGTGACCGACGTACGCGTGCGGCAGCCGCGGACCAACGACGTGGTCAGCGACCGGTTCGTGGTGACGGGCCTCGGCGCCGGGTTCGAGGGGACCATCGGCATCCGGGTGCTCGGTCCCGGCGGCCGGGTGCTGGCGACGGACTCTGCGCAGTCCAGCGGGGGCGGCATCGGCGTCGGTGACTTCGTCGCCCGGGTCCGCGTCCCCGACCCGCCCCGTGCCGGGACCCGGCTGACCGTGCAGGTCTTCGGTGACAACCCGGGGCTGCCCGACGAGGGTCCGAGCCCCGGCTTCAACACGCGCACGGTCGAGGTGATCTGCTTCCCCGACTCCCGCGGCTTCCTGATCTACCGCGTGGAGGCGGGCGACACGCTCACCGCGATCGTGCGCAAGCTCCGACCGTTCACCCGGGTCACGGTCAACCAGGTCGTGAAGGCCAACCCGCGCATCGAGGACCCCGACGAGATCCAGGTCGGCTGGCGACTCCGGGTCCCCGTCCAGGACTGA
- a CDS encoding HAD family hydrolase: protein MTTAALSTWHEGPVKDAVVAYVDRVCTDGSPDWVAPEERVAVFDNDGTLWCEKPMPIQLDFVLRRLAEMADADPTLRDRQPWQAAYEHDHAWLARIVTEHYAGDDTNVRTLGAGIVAAFANLTVEQFEADAGTFLRQTRHPTLKRTYLQCSYAPMLELLAHLRAHGFTNYIASGGGRDFMRPISDEVYGISRERVIGSAVALAYAPGEHGGAIVRQGAADYLDDGPEKPVRIWNRIGRRPILAAGNSDGDLEMLDFTQHRDKPSLRLLVLHDDAEREFEYVAGAENALDRAQTHGWTVVSMKNDWATVF, encoded by the coding sequence GTGACGACCGCAGCGTTGTCGACCTGGCACGAGGGCCCGGTCAAGGACGCCGTCGTGGCCTACGTGGACCGGGTCTGCACGGACGGTTCGCCCGACTGGGTGGCGCCCGAGGAGCGGGTCGCGGTCTTCGACAACGACGGCACCCTGTGGTGTGAGAAGCCGATGCCGATCCAGCTCGACTTCGTCCTGCGCCGGCTGGCGGAGATGGCGGACGCCGACCCGACCCTCCGGGACCGGCAACCGTGGCAGGCCGCGTACGAGCACGATCACGCGTGGCTGGCACGCATCGTGACCGAGCACTACGCCGGCGACGACACGAACGTCAGGACGCTGGGTGCCGGCATCGTGGCCGCGTTCGCGAACCTCACGGTCGAGCAGTTCGAGGCGGACGCCGGCACCTTCCTGCGCCAGACCCGCCACCCGACGCTGAAGCGGACCTACCTCCAGTGCTCCTACGCGCCCATGCTGGAGCTGCTCGCGCACCTGCGAGCCCACGGGTTCACGAACTACATCGCCTCCGGCGGTGGGCGCGACTTCATGCGACCGATCAGCGACGAGGTCTACGGGATCTCGCGCGAACGCGTGATCGGCAGCGCCGTCGCCCTCGCCTACGCCCCGGGCGAGCACGGTGGCGCGATCGTCCGCCAGGGCGCCGCCGACTACCTCGACGACGGACCGGAGAAGCCCGTCCGCATCTGGAACCGCATCGGACGCCGGCCGATCCTCGCTGCCGGCAACTCCGACGGCGACCTCGAGATGCTCGACTTCACCCAGCATCGGGACAAGCCGTCGCTGCGCCTCCTCGTCCTGCACGACGACGCGGAGCGCGAGTTCGAGTACGTCGCGGGCGCGGAGAACGCGCTCGACCGGGCCCAGACCCACGGCTGGACCGTGGTCAGCATGAAGAACGACTGGGCCACCGTCTTCTGA
- a CDS encoding endonuclease/exonuclease/phosphatase family protein — protein sequence MRRTNRLLVVPAVATLVAGLLAAGGPAEAGRHDPPSKHGSGHGPDLVVMTQNLYLGSSLDAALAAQTGPEFVAATAQIYGTAVASDFPRRAEAIADTIARKSPDLIGLQEVTRWTATPLKAGANPPSYDFLAILLGELAERGLSYRVAGVSDNADIGPVPLIAPQFGCVAVTSPTSFDCAVGLQDRDVILENTRTRHLDVGPAVSGRYAAQQTFPIPDSGGAVLDFGRGWVYVDATLRGSRFRFVNTHLEVGEFGAVQEAQGAEFLAGPARTSRPVIATGDFNSPADPRVSTTSTYADLTRDWFDDAWWVNRRAPGFTCCQGAQLANPTSSLRTRIDLVLTRGIRKVRWAKVVGDRPISAIPPRWASDHAGVVAGLQLRAGHRHGHR from the coding sequence ATGCGCCGCACCAACCGTCTGCTCGTCGTCCCCGCCGTCGCCACCCTGGTGGCCGGCCTGCTGGCCGCCGGCGGCCCGGCGGAGGCCGGCCGGCACGACCCACCGTCGAAGCACGGGTCGGGGCACGGGCCGGACCTGGTGGTGATGACCCAGAACCTCTACCTGGGCTCCTCCCTCGACGCGGCACTCGCCGCGCAGACCGGCCCGGAGTTCGTCGCGGCGACCGCCCAGATCTACGGCACCGCCGTGGCCAGCGACTTCCCTCGGCGCGCCGAGGCGATCGCCGACACGATCGCGCGCAAGAGCCCGGACCTGATCGGGCTGCAGGAGGTCACCCGGTGGACGGCGACCCCGCTCAAGGCGGGCGCCAACCCGCCGTCGTACGACTTCCTGGCGATCCTGCTCGGTGAGCTCGCCGAGCGGGGCCTGTCGTACCGCGTCGCCGGGGTCTCCGACAACGCCGACATCGGCCCGGTGCCGCTGATCGCGCCGCAGTTCGGCTGTGTGGCGGTCACCTCGCCGACCAGCTTCGACTGCGCGGTCGGGCTCCAGGACCGCGACGTGATCCTGGAGAACACCCGCACGCGGCACCTGGACGTGGGACCCGCGGTCAGCGGCCGGTACGCCGCCCAGCAGACGTTCCCGATCCCGGACTCGGGTGGCGCGGTCCTCGACTTCGGCCGGGGCTGGGTCTACGTCGACGCGACCCTGCGCGGGTCGCGGTTCCGCTTCGTCAACACCCACCTCGAGGTCGGCGAGTTCGGCGCCGTGCAGGAGGCCCAGGGAGCCGAGTTCCTTGCCGGCCCGGCCCGCACGTCGCGCCCGGTGATCGCCACCGGGGACTTCAACTCGCCGGCCGACCCGCGGGTCTCGACCACGAGCACGTACGCCGACCTGACCCGCGACTGGTTCGACGACGCGTGGTGGGTCAACCGCCGGGCGCCCGGCTTCACCTGCTGCCAGGGGGCCCAGCTGGCCAACCCCACCTCGAGCCTGCGCACCCGGATCGACCTGGTCCTGACCCGCGGGATCCGCAAGGTCCGCTGGGCCAAGGTGGTCGGTGACCGGCCGATCTCCGCGATCCCGCCGCGTTGGGCCTCCGACCACGCCGGCGTGGTGGCCGGACTGCAGCTGCGCGCCGGCCACCGGCACGGTCACCGCTGA
- a CDS encoding nitronate monooxygenase, translating into MGRMRRLNLPSPVLAAPMAGGPSTPALVHAVADAGSLAFVPAGYRTAGQLADDLQQVRTRTSGFGVNLFVPDPRPVDRAAVARYREVITAEVGSLGASLGPERLEDDDDWEAKVELLCQDPVPWVSFTFGLPDVAVVRRLRVAGSRLLMTVTDVDEARAAADLQPDGLVVQSAAAGGHRGTFDQHRTPNTDDLTDLVAAITTITDVPVVGAGGLANPAAVRRAFEAGAEAVVVGTALLLADEAGTRPTHRTALGDPASTTTTMRAYTGRVARGIRTAFSDRYERDAPAAYPAVHHLTAPLRRWAAEHDDRDHLHLWAGTAFRTARPGPVSELLGGLAP; encoded by the coding sequence ATGGGGCGTATGCGCCGCCTGAACCTGCCGTCGCCAGTCCTGGCAGCTCCCATGGCCGGAGGCCCGAGCACGCCGGCGCTCGTGCACGCGGTCGCCGACGCCGGCTCGCTCGCCTTCGTGCCCGCGGGTTATCGCACCGCCGGTCAGCTCGCCGACGACCTGCAACAGGTCCGAACCAGAACCAGTGGGTTCGGAGTGAACCTCTTCGTCCCCGACCCCCGTCCGGTCGACCGCGCCGCCGTCGCCAGGTACCGCGAGGTGATCACGGCCGAGGTCGGGTCACTGGGTGCGTCCCTCGGACCGGAGCGACTCGAGGACGACGACGACTGGGAGGCGAAGGTGGAGCTTCTCTGCCAGGACCCGGTGCCGTGGGTGAGCTTCACCTTCGGGCTGCCGGACGTGGCGGTCGTACGGCGCCTGCGAGTCGCGGGCTCTCGGCTGCTGATGACCGTCACGGACGTCGACGAGGCGCGCGCCGCTGCCGACCTCCAGCCGGATGGACTGGTCGTGCAGTCCGCTGCCGCCGGCGGTCACCGCGGCACGTTCGACCAGCACCGGACCCCGAACACCGACGACCTCACCGACCTCGTCGCTGCGATCACGACGATCACCGACGTTCCCGTCGTGGGAGCCGGTGGACTGGCGAACCCCGCAGCCGTACGACGTGCGTTCGAGGCGGGAGCGGAGGCCGTGGTCGTCGGCACCGCGCTGCTGCTCGCCGACGAGGCCGGCACGCGGCCCACCCATCGGACTGCGCTCGGCGACCCCGCCTCGACGACCACCACGATGCGGGCCTACACCGGTCGGGTCGCCCGCGGCATCCGCACCGCCTTCAGCGACCGCTATGAGAGGGACGCGCCCGCCGCGTACCCCGCCGTCCACCACCTGACCGCACCGCTGCGTCGCTGGGCAGCCGAGCACGACGATCGCGACCATCTGCACCTGTGGGCCGGCACGGCGTTCAGGACCGCGCGCCCAGGACCGGTGAGTGAGCTCCTGGGCGGACTCGCGCCCTAG
- a CDS encoding formylglycine-generating enzyme family protein, with the protein MTSSHPGTRAQAAGPARDPGPLGPPGMVRIPGGTFRMGSEDHYPEESPTRRVAVDGFWIDQHAVTNREFARFVDATRHVTLAERVPDAADYPGARPELLVAASVVFQQPTRRVPLNDPYNWWTYLPGADWRQPQGPGSSSKRRPDHPVVHVAWEDVTAYAQWAGKQLPTEAEWEYAARGGLDGATYAWGEELTPDDRWMANTWQGEFPVENTRDDGHAGIAPVGSYPPNGYGLFDMIGNVWEWTSDWYGAHTAPAHACCAIENPRGGDRESSHDPGEIGPRIPRRVMKGGSHLCAPNYCRRYRPAARMAQPVDTSTSHLGFRCIVRDPPADGEA; encoded by the coding sequence GTGACCTCCTCGCATCCGGGGACCCGGGCCCAGGCAGCCGGGCCGGCGCGCGACCCCGGCCCTCTCGGCCCTCCCGGCATGGTCCGGATCCCGGGAGGGACGTTCCGGATGGGCTCCGAGGACCACTATCCCGAGGAGTCGCCCACGCGCCGCGTCGCGGTGGACGGCTTCTGGATCGACCAGCACGCGGTCACGAACAGGGAGTTCGCGCGCTTCGTCGACGCGACCCGACACGTCACGCTCGCCGAGCGGGTCCCGGACGCCGCCGACTACCCCGGAGCGAGACCCGAGCTGCTGGTCGCCGCGTCCGTGGTGTTCCAGCAGCCGACCCGTCGGGTGCCGTTGAACGACCCCTACAACTGGTGGACCTACCTGCCCGGGGCCGACTGGCGCCAGCCGCAGGGACCCGGCAGCTCGAGCAAGCGGCGGCCCGACCATCCCGTCGTGCACGTCGCCTGGGAGGACGTGACGGCGTACGCCCAGTGGGCCGGCAAGCAGCTGCCCACCGAGGCGGAGTGGGAGTACGCCGCCCGCGGCGGACTCGACGGCGCCACCTACGCCTGGGGTGAGGAGCTCACTCCCGACGATCGGTGGATGGCGAACACCTGGCAGGGCGAGTTCCCGGTCGAGAACACGCGCGACGACGGTCACGCGGGCATCGCCCCGGTCGGCTCGTACCCGCCCAACGGCTACGGACTGTTCGACATGATCGGCAACGTCTGGGAATGGACCAGTGACTGGTACGGCGCCCACACGGCACCCGCCCACGCCTGCTGCGCGATCGAGAACCCGCGTGGGGGCGACCGCGAGAGCAGCCACGACCCGGGCGAGATCGGCCCCCGGATCCCGCGCCGGGTGATGAAGGGCGGCTCCCACCTCTGTGCACCGAACTACTGCCGCCGCTACCGTCCGGCGGCCCGGATGGCCCAGCCCGTCGACACCTCGACCTCGCACCTGGGCTTCCGCTGCATCGTCCGCGACCCGCCCGCGGACGGCGAAGCGTGA
- a CDS encoding amidohydrolase, whose protein sequence is MSHAAAPIAPDLADLYRDLHQHPELGFQEHRTAALVARRLAASGVDVTPGVGGTGVVGTLVNGPGPVALLRADMDGLPVREETGLEYASTDTATDAHGAEVPVSHACGHDLHTTCLLGAVEALAADRGSWSGTLLLVFQPAEELGAGAQAMVDDGLFERFPVPEVVLGQHVAPLPAGTIAGHPGPAYAGSDSLRVRLVGKGAHGSMPQNSVDPVVMAAEAVLRLQTIVAREIPSTEVVVLTVGSVRSGEAANVIPGQAELLLNIRTYADGTRQHVLASVERILRGIAVTAGAPEEPTIESIERFPVVVNDAAALGRTFATFQEWLGAERVLDPGAGAGSEDVGVLATSAGAPLSYWLLGGTDPSLFGTGGMDDPALRTVPSNHSPRYAPAIDPTLGIGVTALVKAARTWLPTG, encoded by the coding sequence ATGTCGCACGCAGCAGCCCCGATCGCCCCTGACCTCGCGGACCTCTACCGCGACCTGCATCAGCATCCGGAACTCGGCTTCCAGGAGCACCGCACGGCCGCACTGGTGGCCCGCCGGCTCGCCGCGTCGGGAGTCGACGTCACCCCCGGGGTGGGTGGCACCGGAGTCGTCGGCACCCTGGTCAACGGTCCGGGTCCGGTCGCCCTGCTCCGAGCCGACATGGACGGGCTGCCGGTGCGCGAGGAGACCGGCCTGGAGTACGCGAGCACGGACACCGCGACCGATGCCCACGGCGCTGAGGTGCCGGTCAGCCACGCCTGCGGCCACGACCTGCACACCACCTGCCTGCTCGGTGCGGTCGAGGCGCTCGCCGCGGACCGGGGGAGCTGGTCGGGGACGCTGCTGCTGGTCTTCCAGCCGGCGGAGGAGCTGGGGGCCGGTGCGCAGGCGATGGTGGACGACGGGCTGTTCGAGCGGTTCCCGGTGCCGGAGGTGGTGCTCGGCCAGCACGTCGCCCCGCTCCCGGCGGGAACGATCGCCGGGCACCCGGGACCCGCGTACGCCGGGTCGGACTCGCTGCGGGTGCGCCTGGTGGGCAAGGGGGCGCACGGGTCGATGCCCCAGAACTCCGTGGACCCGGTGGTGATGGCGGCCGAGGCCGTGCTGCGCCTGCAGACGATCGTCGCGCGCGAGATCCCCAGCACCGAGGTCGTGGTGCTCACCGTCGGCTCGGTGCGGTCCGGCGAGGCGGCCAACGTGATCCCGGGCCAGGCCGAGCTGCTGCTGAACATCCGCACCTACGCCGACGGGACCCGCCAGCACGTCCTGGCCAGCGTCGAGCGGATCCTGCGGGGGATCGCCGTCACCGCCGGAGCGCCCGAGGAGCCCACGATCGAGTCCATCGAGCGGTTCCCCGTGGTGGTCAACGACGCCGCGGCACTCGGGCGGACCTTCGCGACGTTCCAGGAGTGGCTGGGTGCGGAGCGGGTCCTCGACCCGGGGGCCGGTGCCGGCAGCGAGGACGTCGGAGTCCTGGCGACCAGCGCCGGCGCGCCCCTGTCGTACTGGCTGCTCGGAGGCACCGACCCCTCGCTGTTCGGCACCGGGGGCATGGACGACCCGGCCCTGCGGACGGTGCCGTCGAACCACTCGCCGAGGTATGCGCCCGCGATCGACCCCACCCTCGGGATCGGGGTGACCGCGCTGGTGAAGGCGGCCCGGACCTGGCTCCCGACCGGCTGA
- a CDS encoding metalloregulator ArsR/SmtB family transcription factor, with protein sequence MDPFPALADPVRRDLLRTLARGPARVVDLAAAHPISRPAVSRHLRVLVEAGLISAESQGRERHYALVPAGLEPVRDLLTDLRPLPRFDDSVLDGLDLEVRRTVRDHRDAPAPEPVQSPVQNPAEETA encoded by the coding sequence ATGGACCCGTTCCCCGCGCTCGCCGACCCGGTGCGCCGCGACCTCCTGCGCACCCTCGCCCGAGGCCCGGCGCGCGTGGTCGACCTCGCGGCCGCGCACCCGATCAGCCGCCCGGCCGTCAGCCGACACCTGCGGGTTCTCGTCGAGGCCGGCCTGATCAGCGCGGAGAGCCAGGGGCGGGAGCGTCACTACGCGCTGGTCCCGGCCGGGCTGGAGCCGGTTCGGGACCTGCTCACGGACCTGCGCCCGCTGCCGCGATTCGACGACTCGGTGCTCGACGGCCTCGACCTGGAGGTCCGCCGCACCGTTCGGGACCATCGGGACGCCCCGGCGCCCGAGCCAGTGCAGAGCCCCGTGCAGAACCCAGCAGAGGAGACAGCATGA